In Sciurus carolinensis chromosome 17, mSciCar1.2, whole genome shotgun sequence, one genomic interval encodes:
- the LOC124968072 gene encoding olfactory receptor 18-like: MRKCLSYVEPQNLTLVSEFLLLGFSEDSQMQPVLFGLFLSMYLVTVLGNLLIILAVSSDSHLHTPMYFFLSNLSLADICFTSTTIPKMIVDIQIHRRVISYVGCLTQMSILILFGCLDSLLLTVMAYDRFVAICHPLHYSVIMNPHLCFLLVLVSLFISILDSQVHCWMVSQLTFFLNVEIPHFFCDPSQLLNLACFEIPTYNIFIYIFGAIFGGIPVSGILYSYTQIVSSILKVPSTGGKFKAFSTCGSHLSVVCLFYGTGLGVYLSSAVSHSPRKGVVASVMYTTVIPLLNPFIYSLRNRDIKRSIKRFLRRRA; this comes from the exons ATGAG AAAGTGTCTCAGCTATGTGGAACCACAAAATTTAACACTTGTATCAGAATTCCTCCTTCTGGGCTTCTCAGAGGATTCACAAATGCAGCCCGTCCTCTTTGGattgttcctgtccatgtacctggtcacagtacttgggaacctgctcatcatcctggctgtcagctctgactcccacctccacacccccatgtacttcttcctctccaacctgtccttggctgacaTCTGTTttacctccaccaccatcccgAAGATGATTGTAGACATTCAGATTCACCGCAGAGTTATCTCCTATGTGGGCTGTCTGACACAGATGtccattcttattctttttggaTGTTTGGATAGTctgcttctgactgtgatggcctatgaccggtttgtggccatctgtcacccgcTGCACTACTCAGTCATCATGAATCCCCACCTTTGTTTCTTGCTGGTTTTGGTGTCTCTTTTCATCAGCATTTTGGACTCCCAAGTGCACTGCTGGATGGTGTCACAACTGACCTTCTTCTTGAATGTGGAAATAcctcacttcttctgtgacccttctcaGTTATTAAACCTTGCATGTTTTGAAATTCCCACCTACAACATATTCATCTATATATTCGGTGCCATCTTTGGTGGTATTCCAGTCTCAGGGATCCTTTACTCTTACACTCAAATTGTTTCCTCCATTCTGAAAGTCCCATCAACAGGTGGGAAATTCAAAGCTTTCTCCACCTGTGGCTCTCATCTGTCAgtagtttgcttattttatgggaCAGGTCTTGGGGTGTACCTCAGTTCAGCTGTCTCACATTCCCCCAGGAAGGGTGtagtggcctcagtgatgtacactacAGTCATTCCTTTGCTCAACCCCTTCAtatacagcctgaggaacagggacatcaAGAGGTCCATAAAGAGGTTTCTCAGAAGAAGAGCATAA
- the LOC124968526 gene encoding olfactory receptor 7D4-like — MGPGNQTNALEFLLLGFSQDSEHQLMLFGLFLSMFIVTMLGNLFIILAIVSDSHLHTPMYFFLFNLSFADIGFISTTIPKMLVNIQTQSKSISYAGCITQMYFFMVFGGMDTFLLTVMAYDRFVAICHPLHYPVIMNSHLCGLLVVTSWFISLSYSLIQSLLMLRLSFCTSWEIQHFYCELAQALTLACSDTLVNHIVLYIVTGLLGFVPFSGILFSYTQIVSSILRIPSTYGKYKAFSTCGSHLSVVSLFYGTGLGVYLSSDASSSSWKGMVTSVIYTVVTPMLNPFIYSLRNTDIKSALKKLLGRTFYVQ, encoded by the coding sequence ATGGGACCAGGAAATCAAACAAATGCTTTAGAATTTTTACTCCTGGGATTTTCCCAAGACTCAGAGCATCAACTGATGCTATTTGGATTGTTCCTATCCATGTTTATAGTCACCATGCTTGGGAACTTGTTCATCATCTTAGCCATTGTCTCTGATTCCCATCTTCatacacccatgtacttctttctcttCAACCTGTCCTTTGCTGACATTGGTTTCATCTCTACAaccatcccaaagatgctggtgaacatccagacacagagcaaaTCCATCAGCTATGCAGGCTGCATCACCCAGATGTACTTTTTTATGGTTTTTGGAGGCATGGATACGTTCCTTCTCACTGTGATGGCTTATGACCggtttgtggccatctgtcaccccctacACTATCCAGTCATCATGAACTCCCATCTGTGTGGCCTGCTGGTTGTTACATCCTGGTTTATCAGCCTGTCATATTCTCTGATCCAGAGTCTGTTGATGCTGCGTCTGTCCTTCTGTACCAGTTGGGAAATTCAACACTTTTACTGTGAACTTGCTCAGGCCCTCACACTAGCCTGTTCAGACACACTGGTCAATCACATAGTACTCTACATAGTGACTGGCCTTCTTGGTTTTGTTCCCTTTTCAGGGATCCTCTTCTCCTATACCCAGATTGTCTCTTCCATCCTGAGAATCCCATCAACATATGGAAAATATAAAGCTTTTTCTACCTGTGGGTCTCATctatctgtggtttctttattctaTGGGACAGGTCTTGGTGTGTACCTCAGTTCTGATGCATCATCATCTTCCTGGAAGGGCATGGTGACCTCAGTAATATatactgtggtcacccccatgctgaaccccttcatctacagcttGAGGAACACAGACATTAAGAGTGCCCTGAAGAAACTTCTTGGCAGAACATTCTATGTGCAGTGA